In a genomic window of Streptomyces sp. NBC_01231:
- a CDS encoding amidohydrolase has protein sequence MGERRVGDPVTVVDAHAHGLPPWVQAAFLEWLAESGSTAEGPPGLWQSPAFDGPEQQLADADLHGIETTVLTHSSNAVAALHSAAVRGKRRRGPAETIATVNDEMRAWSVRTGGRLQAARWVDPRFVESAEAEIEQAATDGGIPAISMNTAYLEPSTGRLRFLDDPEFAPVLAAAEARGVVLFVHPSAKFQLGSEPPLPGRAEHLLTGSLSMLVETTVCVMRLVLRGTLEQHSGLRLVFGQLGGVLPLALGRFDLIHRLVGGADADAARASGALRHLRDYAGNIYADTHSADAAGLRCALEALGEERILFGSDFPVTPGEFGRADALEVLRGASLPTATVHAIESGNARSLLGLGEPLIVSDEGAAA, from the coding sequence GTGGGCGAACGTCGAGTCGGTGATCCGGTGACGGTCGTCGACGCGCACGCGCACGGCCTGCCGCCGTGGGTGCAGGCGGCGTTCCTGGAGTGGCTCGCCGAGTCGGGCTCGACGGCCGAGGGGCCCCCGGGTCTCTGGCAGTCCCCGGCGTTCGACGGCCCGGAGCAGCAGCTGGCCGACGCCGACCTGCACGGGATCGAGACCACCGTACTGACGCACAGCTCGAACGCCGTGGCCGCGCTGCACTCGGCCGCGGTGCGCGGAAAGCGGCGGCGAGGGCCGGCCGAGACCATCGCCACGGTCAACGACGAGATGCGGGCGTGGTCCGTGCGGACTGGTGGGCGGCTGCAGGCCGCACGCTGGGTGGACCCCCGGTTCGTCGAGTCGGCCGAGGCCGAGATAGAGCAGGCGGCCACGGACGGCGGCATTCCCGCCATCTCGATGAACACCGCGTACCTGGAGCCTTCGACCGGCCGGTTACGGTTCCTCGACGACCCGGAGTTCGCCCCGGTACTGGCCGCCGCCGAGGCGCGCGGCGTCGTCCTGTTCGTACATCCCTCGGCGAAGTTCCAGCTCGGGTCCGAGCCGCCGTTGCCCGGCCGCGCGGAGCACCTGCTGACCGGCTCGCTGTCCATGCTGGTCGAGACGACCGTCTGCGTCATGCGCCTGGTGCTGCGCGGCACGTTGGAGCAGCACTCAGGGCTGCGACTCGTGTTCGGCCAGCTCGGCGGTGTGCTGCCGCTCGCGCTCGGCCGGTTCGACCTGATCCACCGGCTCGTCGGCGGTGCGGACGCCGACGCGGCGCGGGCCTCCGGCGCGCTGCGCCACCTGCGTGACTACGCGGGCAACATCTACGCGGACACGCACTCCGCCGACGCCGCCGGGCTGCGGTGCGCCCTCGAGGCGCTCGGCGAGGAACGGATCCTCTTCGGCAGCGACTTCCCGGTGACGCCCGGCGAGTTCGGGCGTGCCGACGCGCTGGAGGTGCTGCGGGGAGCGTCGCTCCCGACGGCGACGGTCCACGCCATCGAATCCGGCAACGCCCGGTCGCTCCTCGGGCTGGGTGAGCCACTGATCGTCAGCGACGAGGGAGCAGCAGCATGA
- a CDS encoding Dabb family protein: MIAHVVLYRYPESMSESDRERFRKELAEATRSTGVVERFTAGRHIPLPADDKATESLYSVAARWEFTDLEQLRAFSVHPAMSGVVDAWVRRLGIGVAFANTADETVEERVRT, translated from the coding sequence ATGATCGCGCATGTCGTTCTCTACCGGTACCCGGAATCGATGTCCGAGTCGGATCGGGAGCGGTTCCGCAAGGAGCTCGCCGAGGCCACCCGGAGTACGGGGGTGGTCGAACGGTTCACGGCGGGTCGGCACATTCCGCTGCCGGCCGACGACAAGGCAACCGAGTCGCTGTACTCGGTCGCCGCCCGCTGGGAGTTCACCGATCTCGAGCAGCTGCGCGCCTTCTCCGTGCACCCCGCCATGAGCGGCGTGGTGGACGCCTGGGTCCGTCGGCTCGGCATCGGCGTCGCCTTCGCCAACACCGCGGACGAAACAGTCGAAGAGAGGGTCCGGACATGA
- a CDS encoding SDR family oxidoreductase has protein sequence MTELTDKVCLITGAASGIGRATACALAEAGASVLAVDVDEVGLKSLAEETPLLGVRPLDVADSDSVRDAVSDLVARAGEIHACLTFAAVVANWGPPAEIDDELWTRVLDVNLRGTTGVCRAVLPSMSSGGSIVTCSSIAGGLKPSPSRAPYTAAKAGIVAHTRDLAVAYGPAGIRVNTIIPGFIDTPMSRRLVRGHEEQAETERGRIPLRRLGTAHEVADVARFLVSDASSYITGATLVVDGGLSLV, from the coding sequence ATGACCGAGTTGACCGACAAGGTCTGCCTCATCACCGGCGCCGCATCGGGAATCGGCCGGGCCACCGCCTGCGCGCTCGCGGAAGCAGGCGCATCCGTGCTGGCCGTCGACGTGGACGAGGTGGGGCTGAAGTCCCTCGCCGAGGAGACCCCTCTGCTCGGCGTCCGCCCTCTGGACGTGGCCGACTCCGACTCGGTGCGCGACGCGGTCTCCGACCTTGTCGCACGGGCCGGCGAGATCCACGCGTGCCTGACGTTCGCCGCCGTCGTCGCCAACTGGGGACCACCGGCCGAGATCGACGACGAGCTGTGGACGAGGGTGCTCGACGTCAACCTGCGAGGGACCACCGGCGTGTGCCGCGCGGTACTCCCCTCGATGTCCTCAGGGGGATCGATCGTGACCTGCTCGAGCATCGCGGGCGGGCTCAAGCCGAGCCCCTCCAGGGCGCCGTACACCGCGGCCAAGGCCGGGATCGTCGCGCACACCCGGGATCTCGCCGTCGCCTACGGGCCGGCGGGCATCCGGGTCAACACGATCATCCCCGGATTCATCGACACTCCGATGTCGCGAAGGCTGGTCCGGGGACACGAGGAGCAGGCCGAGACCGAGCGGGGACGCATTCCGCTGCGCCGGCTCGGCACCGCGCACGAAGTCGCCGACGTCGCCCGCTTCCTGGTGTCCGACGCATCTTCCTACATCACCGGCGCGACGCTCGTCGTCGACGGAGGGCTGAGCCTTGTCTGA
- a CDS encoding methyltransferase domain-containing protein — protein MSEQPGTTTTPARILDFAWGLGRTATLVTALDLDVFTAIAEGHDTVEDLGRRTGASMRGLRALLTALHASEFVHREGDRYRLADDTALYLVRGSRAYLGDMRHIHRELNFRIWPQLTEAVRTDTPCKEIFADQADDVWAKITPYLDALAVGTGRWIAGAAGDLVKPRPRILDVGCGYGGSGRALAESWDGTVVGIDREVSVSEARRLAREAGLGDRAEYWAGDLFAVPWGGPYDVVLLGNLLHGYPPAQVLKILELCTAALADDGVLLLDEIVPDDTETDPVGAFFSLQMLMTSAGSAHGLDDYGRWLVDAGLPVCRQLRSPTGPGTLVAATRGRQS, from the coding sequence TTGTCTGAGCAGCCAGGAACCACGACCACACCGGCCCGGATCCTCGACTTCGCCTGGGGGCTCGGGCGTACGGCCACCCTGGTCACGGCACTCGACCTGGACGTCTTCACGGCCATCGCCGAGGGCCACGACACGGTGGAGGACCTGGGCCGCCGCACCGGTGCGAGCATGCGCGGCCTGCGCGCGCTGCTCACGGCGCTGCACGCCTCGGAGTTCGTGCATCGCGAGGGCGACCGCTACCGACTGGCCGACGACACCGCCCTGTACCTGGTCCGCGGCTCGCGTGCCTACCTCGGGGACATGCGGCACATCCACCGGGAGCTGAACTTCCGGATCTGGCCCCAGCTCACCGAAGCGGTGCGCACCGACACTCCGTGCAAGGAGATCTTCGCCGACCAGGCGGACGACGTCTGGGCCAAGATCACGCCGTATCTGGACGCACTCGCGGTGGGCACCGGCCGCTGGATCGCCGGCGCCGCCGGTGACCTGGTCAAGCCGCGGCCCCGGATCCTCGACGTGGGGTGCGGGTACGGCGGTTCCGGACGCGCCCTGGCCGAGAGCTGGGACGGCACGGTCGTCGGCATCGACCGGGAGGTCTCAGTGTCGGAGGCCCGCAGGCTCGCCCGCGAGGCGGGGTTGGGGGACCGGGCCGAGTACTGGGCCGGGGACCTGTTCGCTGTGCCCTGGGGCGGACCGTACGACGTGGTACTGCTGGGCAATCTGCTGCACGGATACCCGCCCGCACAGGTGCTCAAGATCCTTGAGTTGTGCACGGCGGCGCTGGCGGACGACGGTGTGCTGCTGCTCGACGAGATCGTCCCGGACGACACGGAGACCGATCCCGTGGGCGCGTTCTTCTCCCTCCAGATGCTGATGACCAGCGCGGGTTCGGCCCACGGACTCGACGACTACGGCCGGTGGCTCGTCGACGCGGGCCTGCCGGTGTGCCGACAGCTGAGGTCGCCGACCGGGCCGGGCACGCTCGTGGCTGCGACGCGCGGGAGGCAGTCGTGA
- a CDS encoding beta-ketoacyl-[acyl-carrier-protein] synthase family protein, giving the protein MKRVAVTGLGVLAPNGIGTKDFMAGLCAGRSGVITGREFDTSRLASRIYGTLPERDLPGLSVEHSTGDDRVVRIALRAAREAITAAGLLDEDIAPERMGVVMANAIGGTKFMTEHFPQITGGGTVAIDVAAAHPRLHVAATFNRPAAAIADAHGIRGPVMTPATGCTGGNDAVGFALDTIRRGEADVMVTGAAEAPLTPFVVACFDVIGALSTRNDDPEAASRPFDADRDGFVLGEGAGVAVLEEWEHARRRGAPILAEVLGFGSTSNAFHMTDLDSEGTHLARSFQLALDDARCSATSVDYVNAHGSSTPQNDVCETNAIKTVLGAHAYRTPVSSIKSMVGHALAAANALELVACVLALEEGVIPPTINHHAPGDSCDLDYVPNEAREGRTKVIASLSSGFGGIHSTVVLGSPRTTGSGKGRR; this is encoded by the coding sequence GTGAAACGGGTCGCGGTGACCGGGCTCGGAGTCCTGGCCCCCAACGGCATCGGGACGAAGGACTTCATGGCCGGACTCTGCGCGGGCCGCTCCGGGGTGATCACCGGCCGTGAGTTCGACACGTCCCGGCTGGCCTCCCGGATCTACGGGACGCTGCCGGAGCGCGACCTGCCCGGCCTCTCCGTCGAGCACAGCACCGGGGACGACCGGGTCGTCCGCATCGCGCTGCGGGCCGCCCGGGAAGCCATCACCGCGGCCGGTCTGCTCGACGAGGACATCGCCCCGGAACGGATGGGCGTCGTCATGGCGAACGCGATCGGCGGAACGAAGTTCATGACCGAGCACTTCCCGCAGATCACCGGCGGTGGCACGGTCGCGATCGACGTGGCCGCGGCCCACCCGCGCCTGCACGTCGCGGCCACGTTCAACCGGCCCGCGGCGGCCATCGCCGATGCGCACGGGATACGCGGCCCGGTGATGACCCCGGCCACCGGCTGCACCGGGGGCAACGACGCGGTCGGTTTCGCGCTCGACACGATCCGCCGCGGCGAGGCGGACGTGATGGTCACCGGCGCCGCCGAGGCCCCGCTGACCCCGTTCGTCGTTGCCTGCTTCGATGTGATCGGTGCTTTGTCCACGCGCAACGACGATCCGGAGGCCGCCTCCAGGCCGTTCGACGCCGATCGGGACGGCTTCGTACTCGGCGAGGGCGCCGGTGTGGCGGTGCTGGAGGAGTGGGAACACGCCCGCCGCCGGGGGGCGCCGATCCTCGCCGAGGTCCTTGGCTTCGGGAGCACGTCGAACGCGTTCCACATGACCGACCTGGACAGCGAGGGGACGCATCTCGCCCGTTCCTTCCAGCTCGCGCTGGACGACGCCCGGTGTTCCGCCACGAGCGTCGACTACGTCAACGCGCACGGCAGCTCGACACCACAGAACGACGTGTGCGAGACCAACGCGATCAAGACGGTGCTCGGGGCACACGCCTACCGGACCCCGGTCAGCTCGATCAAGTCGATGGTCGGCCACGCGCTGGCCGCGGCGAATGCGCTGGAGCTCGTGGCGTGCGTACTGGCCCTGGAAGAGGGCGTGATCCCACCGACGATCAACCACCACGCCCCCGGCGACTCCTGCGACCTCGACTACGTGCCGAACGAGGCACGGGAAGGGCGGACGAAGGTCATCGCCAGCCTGTCCAGCGGCTTCGGCGGAATCCACTCCACCGTCGTACTCGGCAGCCCCCGCACGACCGGCTCCGGGAAGGGCCGACGATGA